A genomic window from Sceloporus undulatus isolate JIND9_A2432 ecotype Alabama chromosome 9, SceUnd_v1.1, whole genome shotgun sequence includes:
- the C9H1orf94 gene encoding uncharacterized protein C1orf94 homolog, translated as MLASRGGLPCSTVNPKGSFPLGPFPRHIWIHHNTPQDGLDKACHEIWKRVQGLPEELQPRSSSPLLQLSCHPITSSEALREDNSSTSSSSQKESLETNICKDDISLLVEQEYLSLTQENAADLEAQRSDDEKVPSAGPCKASTSNLTMASEEDQTSEEREVMENVYRALTGNKREVKLRSICDAQLSTKSTVTGILLPANFIYKTTKSTESGSNNPVGSNTQIAKLLAQLPLKRMEAVKSLDNKGVTEEAKSIKDILQNNIFGSASHKESIARPPPIMAVMESHESGHKKQLPVFAKICSKSEPELVADALCQNHATSGAFDKNNLKYSGNVFTPRFPTTSTTTSLKQPMWLSLNYPPPPVFPNHSNFPQYQSLYQQRARIPYQQTLHPQLGCYSRQLAPYNPQQIFRSPYTPVLSYIPLVQPGYSYQQRNPAKPSSSVRDNPAMAGDGPQYPFSPSYGFTSSTAGPVRTNPYFSSNGGGNSF; from the exons ATGCTGGCAAGCAGAGGTGGGCTCCCGTGTTCGACGGTCAATCCCAAAGGCTCTTTCCCCCTGGGCCCTTTCCCAAGACACATCTGGATCCATCACAATACTCCCCAGGATGGTTTAGATAAAGCTTGTCATGAGATCTGGAAGAGGGTGCAAGGTCTCCCGGAGGAGCTCCAGCCGAGGTCCTCATCTCCACTTCTCCAACTTAGCTGTCATCCCATCACATCTTCAGAGGCCCTCAGAGAAGACAATAGTAGCACCAGCAGCAGTTCCCAAAAGGA ATCTTTGGAAACCAACATTTGCAAAGATGACATATCTCTGCTGGTTGAGCAGGAATATTTAAGCCTCACCCAGGAGAATGCAGCTGACCTGGAGGCTCAAAGATCGGATGATGAGAAAGTGCCCTCGGCTGGTCCGTGCAAGGCTTCAACTAGCAACCTCACTATGGCATCTGAGGAagatcagacatcagaagagAGGGAGGTAATGGAAAATGTCTACAGAGCACTGACTGGGAACAAAAGAGAGGTGAAGCTGAGATCGATCTGTGATGCCCAGCTTTCTACCAAGTCCACTGTCACAGGCATCCTGCTCCCTGCAAATTTCATCTACAAGACGACCAAAAGTACAGAAAGTGGAAGCAATAACCCAGTGGGTTCCAACACTCAGATTGCCAAGTTATTGGCCCAGTTGCCGCTGAAACGCATGGAGGCTGTCAAAAGCCTGGATAACAAAGGGGTGACTGAAGAAGCCAAGTCAATCAAGGACATCCTTCAGAATAATATCTTTGGATCTGCATCCCACAAAGAAAGCATCGCGAGGCCACCTCCAATCATGGCAGTGATGGAAAGTCATGAATCTGGGCATAAGAAGCAGCTCCCAGTGTTTGCCAAGATCTGCTCAAAAAGTGAGCCTGAGCTGGTTGCTGATGCGCTCTGTCAAAACCATG CAACATCAGGAGCATTTGATAAGAACAACCTGAAGTACAGTGGAAATGTGTTCACCCCACGGTTTCCTACAACCTCAACAACCACCTCGCTAAAGCAGCCAATGTGGCTTAGCCTGAACTACCCTCCGCCTCCTGTTTTTCCAAACCATTCGAACTTCCCACAGTATCAG agtttGTATCAGCAAAGAGCACGGATCCCTTACCAGCAGACGCTACATCCTCAGCTGGGATGCTATTCCCGCCAG TTGGCTCCATACAATCCTCAGCAAATCTTCCGCTCCCCTTATACCCCTGTGCTCAGCTACATCCCACTGGTCCAGCCTGGCTACTCATATCAGCAGAGGAACCCAGCCAAGCCATCCAGCAGTGTGCGTGATAATCCAGCAATGGCAGGGGATGGGCCACAGTATCCATTTTCCCCTTCCTATGG CTTCACATCAAGCACTGCAGGACCTGTTAGGACCAACCCGTATTTCTCTTCCAACGGAGGTGGCAACAGTTTTTAA